In the genome of Candidatus Atribacteria bacterium ADurb.Bin276, the window AAAAAGAGAATATTGATCTTCAAAAGATATTGTTTGACAGGTGCTTAAAAGAAAGAATAGGAGTACATGAATGGTGACAATTGCTATATGCGTGGGAAGTTCGTGCCATTTAAAGGGAGCTTATGACATAATTCACCAATGTGAAGAAACGATCAGCAAGCTTGGCTTACGAGATCAGGTTGAACTGAAGGGTACTTTTTGTTTAGGTAAATGCAGCCAAGAGGGGGTAACTATAGTCATAGATGATGAAATAGAAACCGGAGTTACTCCCGATAATTTTCAACGTATTTTTGAAGAAAAGATCTTGGTGAAGGTTCGGGAGGATTAGCTGATTGAGCATACTTTCAACGATTAAAACCAGTTGCCGCGACTGTTATAAATGTGTACGTCATTGCCCGGTTAAGGCTATTCGTTTTAGCATGGGACATGCCGAAATTATTGATGAACGTTGCATCAAGGATGGTCGGTGTGTTTTAGTTTGTCCCCAGGATGCTAAGGTTATAAGAAATGATACCGGAGTAGTTAAGAATTTCCTTGAGAATAAAGAATTTGTTATTGCCAGCTTAGCTCCTTCTTTTGTTGCAGCTTTTTCTGATATTATGCCTGGTCAGCTTTTTAATGCTCTAAAATCATTAGGATTTGCCGTTGTTCGTGAAACTGCGGAAGCTGCTGAATTGGTAGCCTTAGAACACGCTCAGTTAGTAAAAGAAGGGAACAAGGCAATAATTACCAGTTCCTGCCCGACAATAAATGCTTTCATTTATAAGTATTACCCTCAGCATATTTCTTCCTTGGCTCCAGTGGTTTCTCCAATGGTTGCTCATGCTCGTCTTCTCAAAAAAGAATTTGAAGATCAACATCCTCGGGTGGTTTTTGTTGGACCATGTATTGCCAAAAAAGCTGAAAGAGAAGAAAGTGAAATAATTGATGAAGTCGATGTTGCGCTAACTTTTGATGAATTGAAAGAGTGGCTCACTCAAGCGAATATCGATCTCAAACAATTTCCCTTCGAAAGCGAGGACCTCTCATCGGTTCAATGGGCAAGAGCCTTCCCAGTTGAAGGAGGTTTGCTCAAAACCGGTGATTTTGATACCGGAATCCTATCTCAGGAATCAGTTGTTATTACTGGAATTGAAAGATGTCAGCGATTTTTAGATAATTTTGAAAAAGAAAAAGAAGGTTTAAAAATGGTTGAAATGATGAGCTGTGAAGGGGGATGCATTGATGGGCCTCTTCTCAAATCACCTCTTTCTCTTTATCAAAGAAGAAAAAAGATTATTGAATTTTCTCAGCAGGGCACTAATTTTGATGGTGCACGAAAAATCCTCGAACTCCCATCACTGAGGCGTGAATTTAATCCTCATCCCATTCCTCAACCACAACCATCAGAAGAAGAATTAAGAAAGATATTAACCTTGACCGGTAAATTTACCCCGCAAGATGAGCTCAATTGTGGGGCTTGTGGTTACGATACCTGCCGAGAAAAGGCAATTGCTGTATATCAAGGTTTAGCCGAAGCTGAAATGTGCATTCCCAATATGAGAGCTCGTGCTGAATCCTTTTCCAGTTTTTTGATTGCGGTGACACCGAATGGAATCATTTTAGTTGATGAAAACCTGAGAATTGTTGACATGAATCCAGCTCTGCGTCAAATATTCGATCTTAAAGGACGTTTAATGGTTGGAAAGATGCTGGATGAGTTTATAGATCCTTCAATTTTTATTGAAGTCCTCAGAACCAAGAAAGCAAATAGCCAGGAAATCCATTATCCACAATATAACAATGTTTATGTAAAGCTTTCAGTTTTTTATTTAGAAAAGTCTGGACTGCTCATGGGGGTGTTTGTTGATTTAACCAAACAAAAAGATCAAGAACAAATGATGGAAGAAATCCGTGGAAAAACCTTAGAAAAAGCTCAGCAGGTTATTACTAATCAAATGTTGGTTGCTCAGGAAATTGCCAGTCTTTTAGGTGAAACAACTGCTGAAACCAAATCGTTGCTCAGTAAGCTCATGAAAATTCTTCGAGGAGAAAATGTCGAGGAATGAATGATATATTTGTTGAAGTTGCTCAAGCTCAGATATCAAAATGGGGCGAAGAATTATGTGGGGATAGTGTTCGCATCGAGAAAGATGACCTTTCCACCATTGTTTCCCTTTCTGATGGATTAGGGAGCGGAGTAAAAGCCAGTATTCTATCGACACTAACTACGCGAATCATAGTTTCCATGCTTCAACGGAATTCACCCTTGGACGAAGTAGTGGAAACATTAGCTGAAACCTTGCCAGTGTGTAAGGTGAGAAAAATTGCTTATTCTACTTTTTCAGTCATGCAGGTTTTTCAAAACGGTGAAGCCTATATTGCTGAATTTGATAGCCCACCAATCTTCTGGATTCGAAGTGGCCGAGTGATGCATATCGAACGGAAAGAAAGAAAAATTGGGAATCGAGTTATTCATGAATCAAACATGAAACTCCAAAAAAATGATTGGTTAGTAGCGGTTAGCGACGGAGTGGTGCACGCCGGTATTGGCGGGATCTGGAATTTAGGCTGGAGATGGGAAAAAATCGCCTCTTTTCTTGAAAGTAGTGTGAACGAGCACATTGATGCCGATTCTTTGTCAAGAAAAGTGATCGAAACGACGGCAAGTCTTTACAAAGGGATGCCTGGAGACGATGCAACCTGTATTGTAGCGAAAATTCGTCTTCCTCGGAAAATGATTTTATGGGCGGGACCACCAGAAGACCCAAAAATTGATCAGTTCATTACTCAAAAATTTCTTTCCTTTCCTGGAAAGAAAGTTCTTTCTGGTGGAACAACCGGAAATATCGTCTCCCGTTACTTAGGAAAACCGATAGACGTGGATTTAAATTCTATGAAAGAAGATATTCCCCCGGTAGGCATTTTAGAAGGAGTAGACCTTCTCACCGAGGGGATTTTGACTTTGGCCAGTGTTCGCCGCCATCTAAAGCAAGGAGTAAGAGATATCGATGTTCTCTATAAACAAGATGGTGCCAGCCGTTTGTTACATTTATTATTAGAATCAGATGAAATTCTTATCTATACTGGAATGGCGATCAATCCAGCTCACCAGAATCCAAAATTATCAGGTGAGCTTTCATTGAAAGCCAGAATTTTAGAAGAAATCACCGAAGAGCTGGTAAAGTTAGGAAAAGAGGTTAAATTGGAGTATTTTTGAATTAAAATTGATATTTAAGTGATGATTATTCCGTAACTCAGCAGGTTACGATGAAGGTATATCCGGAGGTGAATGTCATTGGAAATTGATAATCCAGAATTAACCTTAAGTCGTCAGTTCGAAAAAGTGAATGCAATTCTAGAAAAACACGATAGAAATGCATCCCATTTAATTTCTATCCTTCAGGAGATTCAAGCCGATTACCGATATCTTCCCGAAGAAATATTGACCTATGTTGCTACCGCCCTGGGAGTGTCCCCGGCCTATGTGTATGGGGTCGCTACCTTCTATGCTCAATTTTCTTTAAAACCAAAAGGAAAGCATATGATTCGAGTATGCGATGGGACAGCTTGCCATGTAAAAGGGTCAGTCAATGTTTTAAAAACTGTTAAGGAGCAATTAGGATTAAAAGAAAACGAGGAAACGACCCCCGACCTTCTTTTTACGGTTGAAACCGTGGCTTGTATCGGAGCCTGTGCTCTGGCGCCAGCTATGATGATCGATGAAGAGGTCTTTGGGATGTTAAACGAAGAAAGGACTCGTGAAATCATTGAAGGATTGATTGAAGAAAACAAGGGAGGAATGGTCCATGCCATTCAAGACTAAAGAAGAACTGGAAAGATACATTCAAGAGTTAAAAAATAAACCAGTTACCGCACAGGTTTTAGTCTGTGGTGGATTAGGGTGTTTAGCGAAAGGAGCAGAAGCGGTTTATAAAAGGTTTCAAGAATTAATTGAAAAAAACCAGCTCTCAGCTACTGTGGAAAAAACCACTGATGATCATCAGCCATCACTCAAAGAAACCGGATGCATGGGATTGTGTGAAGCCGGTCCCTTGGTAAGGATTGAACCGAAGGGAATACTTTATCTGAGAGTGAAACCGGAAGATGTTGATCGAATAGTTGAAGAAACCTTGATAAACAACCGGGTAGTTGATGACCTGGTATATCAGGAAGAAACCAACCAGGAAATCCGGAAATGGCCATTGATGAAAGACGTTCCCTTTTACCGGAAGCAGAAGAAAATTGTTCTCCGTAATTGTGGTTCCATCGACCCTGAAGAGCTTGACGATTATCTGTTTCACGACGGTTACTTGGCTTTAGCAAAAGTCGTTACGACTATGAGCCCCGACGATGTCATTGGAGAGATTTTAAAATCCGGTCTGCGTGGCCGGGGAGGCGGGGGGTTCCCGACCGGTCGAAAATGGCAATTTGCTCGTTTATCCAAATCCGAACGGAAATTTATCGTATGTAATGGTGACGAAGGAGATCCCGGTGCTTTTATGGACCGCAGTGTTATGGAAGGTGATCCTCATACGGTTATTGAAGGAATGGCAATTGCCGGTTACGCTTTTGGAGCTCAAGAAGGATATATTTATGTTCGAGCCGAGTATCCCTTAGCAGTTAAAAGATTGAAAAAAGCTATAGCTGATGCCCGAGAAGCTGGATTAATAGGAAAAAATCTTTTTGGTACTTCCTTTTCCTTTGATCTTACTATAAAAGAAGGTGCCGGAGCTTTTGTCTGTGGTGAAGAAACCGCTTTGTTGGCTTCTATCGAAGGAAAACGGGGTATGCCAAATCCTAGGCCCCCCTTTCCCGCCAACAAAGGTCTTTGGGGATATCCAACCGTTATTAATAATGTTGAAACCTTAGCCAATGTTCCCATCATTATTTTAAAAGGAGCCGATTGGTTCCGTTCCTTTGGAACAGTTAACAGTCCTGGAACGAAAACCTTTGCTCTTTCTGGAAAAATACGAAACACCGGATTGGCGGAGGTACCAATGGGTATCAGCCTTCGCGAGCTCATTTTTGATGTTGGGGGAGGTGTACAAAATAATCGAAAATTCAAAGCGGTTCAAATTGGAGGACCCTCCGGTGGGTGCTTGACTGAACAGCATTTGGACCTCGCTGTAGATTATGATTCGCTCTGTGCTGCCGGTGCCATTATGGGTTCTGGTGGATTGGTCACCATGGATGAAGATACCTGTATTGTTGAATTAGCGCGCTATTTCCTTCATTTTACTCAAAATGAATCCTGTGGAAAGTGTGTTCCCTGTCGAGAAGGGACCAAGCATATGTTAAATGTACTCCAGAAAATTGTTGAAGCTCGTGCGAAAGTTGAAGATCTGGACTTATTGATTGAAACCGCTGAGGTCGTGCGCGATGCATCACTTTGTGGCTTGGGAAAGACCGCACCTAATCCGGTTTTGACCACTCTCCGCTACTTTAAAGATGAATATCTGGATCACGTAAATAATCACGTCTGTGTTGCTCACGTTTGTAATGCCATGAAAGAATACCGAATTGATCCGGAAAAATGCCGGGCTTGTGGAAAATGTGCCCGAGTATGTCCGGTCAAATGTATTTCCGGACGACCGAAAGTCCCATATGTAATTGATCAGGAAGCTTGCATTAAGTGCGGTTCATGCTTCGAAGCTTGTCCCTTTGATGCGGTATTGGTTGAATGGAGGTCGAAGAACCATGAGTCATGAAAATCTCAAAAAATCAGTAATAATTGATGGTCAAGAAATTGAATTAAGTGGCGAGAAGAACATCCTTGAAGTAGCTCGCAAAGCAGATATCGATATTCCAACCTTTTGCTATCTTTCTGATTTAAGTGTTTATGGTGCTTGCCGAATGTGCCTGGTTGAAGTTGAAGGACGAGGCATTATGCCATCTTGTTCGACTCTGCCTGAACCAGGAATGGTGATTAAAACCAATACACAAAGAATTCTCAAGGCTCGTAAAATGGTTTTAGAGCTCCTCTTAGCCAACCATAAACGTGATTGTACCACCTGCGAACGAAATCTAAACTGCCGTCTACAGGAACTCTCCGCTCGTTTAGATATAACTGAAGTTCCCTTTGGTGAAAGGACGGACGACCTTCCGTTAGATACTTCTTCCTTCTCTTTGGTTCGCGATCCGAATAAATGCATTCTTTGTGGTGATTGCGTTCGAACCTGTAAAGAAATTGAAGGTATTGGAATCTACGATTTTACCCAGCGAGGCTCAAAGTCGCTGGTGGAACCAGCTTTTGGGAAAAAACTCAGCGAAGTGGAATGTGTTTATTGTGGACAGTGCTCAGTTCGTTGTCCAACGGCTGCTTTGATTGTAAAATCTGAAGTAGATAAAGCCTGGGAAGCAGTTTTAGATCCAGAGAAATTTGTCGTGGCACAGATTGCTCCGGCAGTTCGAGTGGCAGTTGGAGAAGCTTTTGGATTAGAACCGGGAGAGATCAGTACTGGAAAAATTGCTGCTGCCTTGAAAAAAATTGGATTTGACCGAGTATTCGATACAGCCTTCAGTGCTGATTTGACCACTGTTGAAGAGGCCGAGGAATTCTTTAAACGTTTGACCAAGGGTGGTCCATTCCCCCATTTTACCTCTTGCTGCCCCTCCTGGGTGATTTATGCTGAAAGGAATTATCCTTTCTATTTAAATAACTTATCCAGCGCCAAATCTCCACAACAGATGTTTGGAGCAGTGATTAAGAATTTTGTGACCAAAGCTGAAAATAAAACCTTAGATGAAATCGTATCGGTTTCAATCATGCCGTGTACAGCTAAGAAATTTGAAGCCCGTCGTCCGGAGTTTCAAACCGAAGGAAAACCGGACGTGGATATTGTCATGACTGCTCAGGAAATCATCAAAATGATTAAATCGGCCAATATTGATTTTAAAGAGTTAGAGCCGGTTCCATTTGATGTACCATTAGGCTTAGGGACGGGAGCTGGGGTCATCTTTGGAGTAACCGGAGGAGTAACCGAAGCGGTTCTCCGCTATGCATACGAAAGACTGACTGGAAAAGAACTCAAAAATGTTGAATTTAGCGGAGTTCGAGGTTTTGAAAGTTTGCGAGAAGCCGAGGTCGACTTTGACGGTCGAACGGTAAAGGTAGCCGTGGTTCACGGTTTAGCGAATTTGCAACGTTTAGTGAAAGACATTCGAGAAGGAAAGCGTTATTATGATCTAGTCGAAGTCATGAATTGTCCAGGAGGATGTATCGGTGGTGGCGGTATGCCTTTAGCCCATCCCGACCGAGAAATGACACTCCGCAAAAGAGCTCAGGGTCTCTATAATGCCGACCGGATGAGCACGATTCGAAAAGCCCAGGATAATCCATCATTAAAATACCTCTATGAGAAATGGTTAGAAAAACCCAATAGCGAAGAAGCCGAAAAATTCCTTCATACCAGTTATCGGTCTCGCCGGAGAATCAGCAAAGAATATATTCGAATACAAGAAGCTAAAGAATCTCAGAAGATTGACATTGCTGTGTGTGTTGGAACCAGCTGCTACCTGAAGGGTTCCTATAACCTTCTCCAGCGTTTGCTTGAATTAGCCAAAGAGCACGACCTGCAAGACCGAGTGAGTATTGGTGCCACCTTCTGTTTAGAAAAGTGCTCTCTCGGGCCTAATATTCGGATTAACGATGAAGTTATCTCTGGGGTAACTGAACAAAACGTAAAAGAAATATTTGAAAACCATGTCTTAGCTAAACTTTAAGCTTTTTTTGATGAATCCGTTGACTGATGAACGTGATTCTCCTATAATATAGGTCGTCTGCTAAGTAATTTTGGGGCTGTAGCTCAGTTGGGAGAGCGCCTCCTTGGCGTGGAGGAGGCCAGGGGTTCAACTCCCCTCAGCTCCACCAGTATAATAAAGCTCGTCCCTACGGGACGGGCTTTTTCCATATAGGGGGTAAGCAGTTTGCGAGAGAATTATGATTTTGATGCAATTGAGTTGGAATGGCAAAAAAAGTGGTCTGACCATCGCCTCTTTCAGGTAGAAACCAACCCCGAACGAAGAAAATACTATGTTTTAGAAATGTTTCCTTATCCTTCTGGCGATCCTCATATGGGTCACGTTAAGAATTATGTGATTGGAGATGTCGTAGCCCGGTATTTTACCCGCAAAGGCTTTAATGTTCTCCATCCCATGGGCTATGACTCTTTTGGTTTGCCTGCGGAAAATGCTGCAATTAAAAACAACATTCATCCATCGGTTTGGACTCATGATAAAATAGATAAAATGCGTGAAGTTTTAAAACGAATTGGTATCAGTTATGATTGGCGGAGAGAAGTCATAACCTGTGAACCAGAATACTATAAATTTACTCAGTGGTTTTTCCTGCAATTTTATAAAAACAACTTAGCCTATAAAAAAGCCGGTCAAGTAAATTGGTGTCCTTCTTGCGCCACAGTTCTCGCCAACGAACAGGTTGTGGAAGGGAACTGTGAACGATGTGGAACACCGGTTATTCGAAAAATGCTTAGCCAATGGTATTTAAAAATCACCCAATATGCTGAGGCTTTGTTGAATGATATCGACACTCTTGGAGAATGGCCGGAACGAGTTCTCGCTATGCAGAGGAATTGGATTGGTCGGAGCGAAGGTGCTTACATAGATTTTTCTCTTCCGGATTTAAACCAGTCAATCAGAGTATTTACCACCCGGCCTGATACCGTCTTTGGTGTGACTTTTTTTGTCTTAGCTCCCGAACATCCTTTGGTTGACGAGCTGGTTGCAGGAACACCCTACCAAGATAAAGTTATTAAATTTCGAGAAAAAATTTCTCGAAAAAGCGATATCGATCGGATGTCGGAAACCTTAGACAAGGACGGAATGTATATCGGAAAGGAAATCGTGAATCCCATTAACGGGGAGAAGATTCCGATCTGGATAGCTGACTACGTGCTCCTTGAATATGGAACTGGTGCAGTTATGGCGGTTCCTGCTCATGATGAACGTGATTACCAGTTTGCTGTTAAATATAATTTGCCGATTCGCCAAGTTATCCAACCTCTTCAGTTGGATAACAAAGAGAAATGTTATGCTGGTTCAGGATTAATGGTTAATTCAGGAGATTTTAGTGGTTTGCCTTCGGAAGAAGGAAAAAGAAAAATAATTTCCTATATAGAAGAGAAAGAAATTGGCAAGGGAGCGGTTACTTATCGTTTAAGAGACTGGTTAATTTCTCGGCAAAGATATTGGGGAGCTCCTATTCCCATTTTATACTGTAATCGTTGTGGTGAAGTACCGGTTTCAGAAAAAGACCTTCCCGTGCTTCTTCCTAAAAATGTTGACTTCCAACCGGGTGGACCTTCACCATTAGCTCGGAGTGATGAGTTTGTCAATACCGTTTGCCCGATTTGTGGTGGTCCGGCAAAAAGAGAAACCGATACCATGGATACCTTCATGTGTTCTTCCTGGTATTTTCTCCGCTATTGTTCACCTTGGACCGACCAAGAACCTTTTGAAAGAAAAGATGTTGATTATTGGATGCCAGTCAATCAGTATATTGGTGGGGTAGAACATGCCATTCTACACCTTCTTTATTCACGCTTTTTTATAAAAGTATTGAGAGATCTGGGGATGATCAATTTTCCCGAACCTTTTATTAATTTGTTTGCCCAGGGAATGGTTACCAAGGGCGGAGTTAAAATGTCAAAATCAAAGGGAAATGTGGTAAGTCCTCGAGACATAATTCTGAGATATGGGGCAGATACCGTTCGGGTCTTTATTCTTTTTGCTGGGCCCCCAGAACTGGATATGGAATGGTCAGATCGAGGCGTTGAAGGAGCACATCGATTTCTCAACCGGGTATGGAGAACAGTAACTGAAGTTATTCGATGTGAGGAAGACCAACGAGTAGAACCTGATCAAGAGAAAATTAAAGCCTTGGAACGAATGATCCACCGGACGATTTTAAAAGTGGACACCGATATTCGTGAGCGTTTCCATTTCAATACTGCTATCAGTTCATTGATGGAATTGCTAAATGAGATTATCGATTCTCACCGGGCTTTTTCCGGAAAAGGGATTCATCCTCAAGAAAAGAAAATTTTAATTACAGCCGCTAAAACCCTGATATCGCTGCTTAATCCTTTTGTTCCTCACCTGACCGAAGAACTCTGGAGAGCCTTAGGAGAAACGTCCTTTTTGTCAGCCTCTGATTGGTTAACTCACGATGAAGAGAAACTGGTCGAAAATCAAGTTGAAATTGTTATTCAGATCAATAGTAAAGTAAGAAGTAAGGTTACTGTGTCTGCTGGTACCGATGAAAAAGGAGTTTTGCAAATCGCCCTGAAGGATGAAAAAGTTCAAACTTGGATAGATCAAAAAACACTGGTTAAACATATCTTTGTTCCAGATAAGCTTTTGAATCTAGTGGTTCGATAAAACGCCTTTCTTCAAGAGAATCCTATTTCCATTTTATTTATTTTATATTATAATAGAAATTATCATATTATGAATATAAATAAATTGCTTATTGTATGAGATTTCTAACGTATTAAATCAAAAGATTAAAATTTATTAGCGGGGATTTTATTAGGTTTAAAGCAAGAACGATGGCATTCTCTCGTCAAGAAAGAATCGTTTTTATTATTCTATCGTCAATATTAGTGTTTAGTACCGGTTTTTTATTTTATAAAACCTGGACTGTTTCGTTACCGAATAAGGTTTCGAACGAGAATAGACCAGAAAACTATATTATTCAAATCGCCGGTGAAGTGCTCAAGCCAGGAGTATACCAAGTAGAAGAGGGTACCCGGCTATACCAGCTTATTGAGCTTGCTGGCGGAGTCTCCCCTCAAGCTGATATTTCAAGTTTAAATTTGGCAGCACCAGTACATGATGGACTCCGTATCAACATTCCAGCTCAGAATTCTAATCAAGGCCAGCTTGAAAATTCTCAATTATCTTTTATTGGGCAACGCCCCTTATCTGAAGAAACTGATAGTAATCTGGTTGTTCAAATCAACACTGCTTCCCTTGAGGAGCTCAAAAGACTCCCCGGAATCGGTGATGTCATCGCTCAAAGAATAATTGAATATCGAAAAACCTATGGCCCCTTTCAATCGGTTGAAGATCTTATAAATGTGAAAGGAATTGGCACCAAAAAACTACAAGATATTAAAGAATCGATTAGCTTTTAATTATTTCCAGCCAAGGATTGTGATGCTAACCTATAAATAGAAACTTTTTTAAGCCGGAGCTTCGTCCTTTTCTTTGTAAGATACCTCTCGGATATTGACATCAACTTTATTAACGATCATTCCGGTTTTGTTTTCTATGACTTTTTTCACTTCACGCTGTACATTTTTGGCCACATCGATGAGGACGGTGTCAATATCGATAACCACGGAAATTTCTAAGCCAACGGTTTTGTCTTTAATGTCTACCTTAACCCCTTTGTTAATTTCACGTTTTCCCATTATGGTGCTCAAAGAAGCTGATGGAATACCCGCCATGCCGGTTATACCGGCAATTTTCATGGTGGTAATGCCAGCAAGAGTAGCAATAATATCCGGTGCAATATTGATTTCACCAATAGCTTCCGTTACGGTAGGAGTCGGTTGTTGTGGAGAATTATCCATGAGTGGATTTTGTTCTTCGTTCATGGTTGAAACCCCCAATCTGATATAATATCTTTATTATAATATCATTATCTTTCTATTTTTAGAAAGCAAAAAAGTTCATAATAATTGTAAGGCCATATTAAACCAAAGGTATTTTTTTACGCTTTGTACGAGAATAATTTGTGATTTTTTTAAACTTGGATTTGTTAATTCCCGGTTTTAAATGATCATTTAAACTTAAAAGTGGGTGGAAGCCTTCTTTTCTGGGGTTTCATTGACACCCTATAGTGAATATCCTATAATTTTTCTACTTTGGATTTTAAGGGAGGAATTTTGGTGACAGAAATAAAAGTAAGCCAGAACGAAAGCATTGATGAAGCATTAAGACGTTTTAAAAGAAAATGTCAAAGAAATGGGATAATTTCTGAGATAAAAAAACGAGAGCATTATGAGAAGCCCAGTGAAAAGAAAAGAAAAAAGGCTCAAGCTGCAGCTCGGAGGAAAAAAAGAAGATGATCAAAGAACGGCTGGTTGAAGAAATGAAAAAAGCAATGAAAGAAAAAGACTTCACCCGGCTTGATACGATTCGTCTGGTTTTAGCCGAAATAAAAAATGAAGAAATCGAAAAACGTGAGCCTTTAAATGAGGATGAGTTGGCTCGGGTGCTTAAAAGAGGTGTAAAAAAGTTGGAGGATTCTATTGGGTATTTTGAAAAAGGGAACCGCCCGGAACTCATTCAAAAAGCCAAGTTGGAAATGTCTATCCTCCAAGAATTTATGCCATCTCAACTGACCATTGAGGAGATTGAAGCTTTGGTTGATGAAGTATTAACGAATTGGTCGGAAAAGAAATCCTTTGGCTTAATTATGAAAGAGGTTATGACTAGGGTAGCCAATCGAGCAGATGGTTCTCAGATATCGGCTATAGTTAAACAAAAGTTGAATGAGGGATGATAAGCTCATTTGTCTATAAATGCCAAACACAAACAAATTGAATATCGTCTTGATTGTTTTGAAATTTCTGATATAAAGAAACTTTTCGGGTATTTAGATAAAAATCTTCGATTAATCGAAGAGATATTTCAAGTTAATATCGATTTAACACCAGAGTCCCTTATAGTTGGGGAAAAGAATGATGATGCCAGTTTGACACAGGTGAAGACCTTTCTTGATGAGCTGGCGGCTTTTATGAAAGAAGGACATGATTTGACTAGTGATGATATCCAAAAAATGGCAGCTACCATTAAGGAAGGTAGAGAAATCTGGTGGAAGAAAAATTATAGCCAGGGAATTATCACCACTGCTTACCATAAAATCATTCATCCCCGAACCGCTGGGCAGGTGAACTATGTCCGTGCGGTGAAAGAAAATGAACTCATTTTTTGTATTGGACCAGCGGGAACTGGTAAAACCTATTTAGCCATGGCGATGGCCTGCGCTGCTCTTCAAAAAAAAGAGGTTAGCCGGATTGTTTTAGTGAGGCCGGCGGTCGAAGCCGGTGAAAGCCTGGGATACCTTCCTGGTGACCTCCGAGAAAAAATTGAACCCTATCTTCGTCCGCTTTATGATGCTTTATATGAAATGCTTTCTCCCGAACGTTTTCAAAAATATATTGAAAAAGACATTATAGAAGTGGCTCCATTAGCCTATATGAGAGGGAGAACTTTAAATGATTCTTTTATTGTTCTTGATGAAGCTCAAAACACTACACCGGAACAAATGAAAATGTTTTTAACTCGTATGGG includes:
- the hydA_1 gene encoding Periplasmic (Fe) hydrogenase large subunit gives rise to the protein MSILSTIKTSCRDCYKCVRHCPVKAIRFSMGHAEIIDERCIKDGRCVLVCPQDAKVIRNDTGVVKNFLENKEFVIASLAPSFVAAFSDIMPGQLFNALKSLGFAVVRETAEAAELVALEHAQLVKEGNKAIITSSCPTINAFIYKYYPQHISSLAPVVSPMVAHARLLKKEFEDQHPRVVFVGPCIAKKAEREESEIIDEVDVALTFDELKEWLTQANIDLKQFPFESEDLSSVQWARAFPVEGGLLKTGDFDTGILSQESVVITGIERCQRFLDNFEKEKEGLKMVEMMSCEGGCIDGPLLKSPLSLYQRRKKIIEFSQQGTNFDGARKILELPSLRREFNPHPIPQPQPSEEELRKILTLTGKFTPQDELNCGACGYDTCREKAIAVYQGLAEAEMCIPNMRARAESFSSFLIAVTPNGIILVDENLRIVDMNPALRQIFDLKGRLMVGKMLDEFIDPSIFIEVLRTKKANSQEIHYPQYNNVYVKLSVFYLEKSGLLMGVFVDLTKQKDQEQMMEEIRGKTLEKAQQVITNQMLVAQEIASLLGETTAETKSLLSKLMKILRGENVEE
- a CDS encoding Respiratory-chain NADH dehydrogenase 24 Kd subunit; translated protein: MVTIAICVGSSCHLKGAYDIIHQCEETISKLGLRDQVELKGTFCLGKCSQEGVTIVIDDEIETGVTPDNFQRIFEEKILVKVRED
- the hndA_1 gene encoding NADP-reducing hydrogenase subunit HndA is translated as MEIDNPELTLSRQFEKVNAILEKHDRNASHLISILQEIQADYRYLPEEILTYVATALGVSPAYVYGVATFYAQFSLKPKGKHMIRVCDGTACHVKGSVNVLKTVKEQLGLKENEETTPDLLFTVETVACIGACALAPAMMIDEEVFGMLNEERTREIIEGLIEENKGGMVHAIQD
- the hndC_1 gene encoding NADP-reducing hydrogenase subunit HndC, which translates into the protein MPFKTKEELERYIQELKNKPVTAQVLVCGGLGCLAKGAEAVYKRFQELIEKNQLSATVEKTTDDHQPSLKETGCMGLCEAGPLVRIEPKGILYLRVKPEDVDRIVEETLINNRVVDDLVYQEETNQEIRKWPLMKDVPFYRKQKKIVLRNCGSIDPEELDDYLFHDGYLALAKVVTTMSPDDVIGEILKSGLRGRGGGGFPTGRKWQFARLSKSERKFIVCNGDEGDPGAFMDRSVMEGDPHTVIEGMAIAGYAFGAQEGYIYVRAEYPLAVKRLKKAIADAREAGLIGKNLFGTSFSFDLTIKEGAGAFVCGEETALLASIEGKRGMPNPRPPFPANKGLWGYPTVINNVETLANVPIIILKGADWFRSFGTVNSPGTKTFALSGKIRNTGLAEVPMGISLRELIFDVGGGVQNNRKFKAVQIGGPSGGCLTEQHLDLAVDYDSLCAAGAIMGSGGLVTMDEDTCIVELARYFLHFTQNESCGKCVPCREGTKHMLNVLQKIVEARAKVEDLDLLIETAEVVRDASLCGLGKTAPNPVLTTLRYFKDEYLDHVNNHVCVAHVCNAMKEYRIDPEKCRACGKCARVCPVKCISGRPKVPYVIDQEACIKCGSCFEACPFDAVLVEWRSKNHES
- a CDS encoding Stage II sporulation protein E (SpoIIE) — encoded protein: MNDIFVEVAQAQISKWGEELCGDSVRIEKDDLSTIVSLSDGLGSGVKASILSTLTTRIIVSMLQRNSPLDEVVETLAETLPVCKVRKIAYSTFSVMQVFQNGEAYIAEFDSPPIFWIRSGRVMHIERKERKIGNRVIHESNMKLQKNDWLVAVSDGVVHAGIGGIWNLGWRWEKIASFLESSVNEHIDADSLSRKVIETTASLYKGMPGDDATCIVAKIRLPRKMILWAGPPEDPKIDQFITQKFLSFPGKKVLSGGTTGNIVSRYLGKPIDVDLNSMKEDIPPVGILEGVDLLTEGILTLASVRRHLKQGVRDIDVLYKQDGASRLLHLLLESDEILIYTGMAINPAHQNPKLSGELSLKARILEEITEELVKLGKEVKLEYF